Proteins from one Chitinophaga oryzae genomic window:
- a CDS encoding amino acid adenylation domain-containing protein, translating to MVPSFFVQIAEFPLTRNGKTDVSRLPDPLSPVIQETAGYIAPANETERLLAAMWEDILGRERISMEDNFFELGGHSLKAMQLKSRIRKEMGRQIALKELFSHNTVRSLARLLENNFHSDEDVSIPRMPEQESYPASYSQRRFWALCQLAESATAYNMSDALFLEGHLDLAALQQALHWEIQRHESLRTVFGQDDAGDVRQYILPAEEATCPIAYMDISHHPDPDAVLRRLYETDQATLFDLTAELLIRIRVVKVKEHLHAIFCLMHHIICDGWSMEILAGELGEAYNCFAAGQAPAWPPLEIQYRDYAAWKNKQQPAENEAYWLQQFTGEIPVLSLPSDYPRPALKTYKGNSIERKLPSEVVNVLRSFCNREDATLFMGLLAGLNALFYRYTGQEDLVVGTPIAGREHHQLENQVGLYLNTLALRTQFSGDDSFQALLARVKNVLLGGYSHGTFPFDQLVEKLQLGKDPGRSPLFDVCMVLQNQRSTNLSAAYRGMKGLAMVPFAAAGGQTTSQFDLLFNFNEKNDELHLLLNYSTDLFSEETICRFYDHFVQLLKAVTAAPQQPLCKVNYLRPSEIQQLIEGFNATEQDFPATTITALIEAQVAARPQDPAVVYGDSTLTYAALHQRVVALAVRLQEDHHLKRGDIAALIMDRSEYMIITLLALLRMGVAYVPIDPDYPEQRRRYMLSHSNAAVVLTDEAYREALSGYPLVVVSAVAGDREETALPAAVAQPEDMAYVIFTSGSTGQPKGCMISHSNLANYIQWANGFYFDGADTGNWALITPLAFDLTVTAIYTALTRGKTLYIGDRGKDIRQLLEDCFRHPGIDTLKLTPSHVSLLQGLDLRDTAIRTVICGGEQLTAAQVAILKTIHPDISVYNEYGPTETTVGCVACLAGTGRSILPIGKPAANTVIYILDAAGMPCPPGVYGEMYIGGAGVGMGYLHDPDQTKAKFVPDIFRPGERVYRSGDIAKWLPDGDLVFAGRKDNQVKINGYRIETEDIEQVILRQPGITAAAVIPGKTVAGTEQFLSAYYVAPESLQPDMLMAALQCQLPVYMLPRYITRLDALPVTLHGKLDTASLPDPRMTGLAGHRYVAPADETEAQLVTIWETVLERKGIGIHDNFFELGGNSLNVLRLSAAIKRTIGVDVSLRDILTYPTIAQLRRTRFTGQDSPGGPSGMHLANGPKNRARKNMFFVPPASGISYWYTDLLQALQQDVNGFFLNLRGVFDNGLPYTSIDELIGEWLGLILTEAGPGEPVFLAGYSSGGPIATILASLLEARGYRPVLFLLDAVPKDVYHETLTDREQFVSTIFPDVDRFSRLAETVAITADQAAVGRFLDMAFNFHCLWPGFKQPDITCSASAFVFVSPPQQNDLSGFHQWRNYIKGELQYIMLEDGEHMQLLQYKGNIDCMAACIRKALEFFG from the coding sequence ATGGTGCCTTCCTTCTTTGTGCAGATAGCCGAATTTCCGCTGACACGCAACGGGAAAACAGATGTCAGCCGGTTGCCGGACCCCCTGTCGCCAGTCATACAGGAAACGGCAGGATATATCGCGCCTGCCAATGAGACGGAGCGGCTGCTGGCGGCAATGTGGGAAGATATTTTAGGCAGGGAGCGCATCAGCATGGAAGATAATTTCTTCGAGCTCGGAGGACACAGCCTGAAGGCCATGCAGTTAAAAAGCCGCATCCGCAAGGAGATGGGCCGGCAAATTGCATTGAAGGAACTGTTTAGTCACAACACCGTGCGAAGCCTGGCACGGCTGCTGGAAAATAATTTTCATTCAGACGAAGACGTTAGTATTCCCCGCATGCCGGAGCAGGAGAGCTACCCTGCAAGTTACTCCCAGCGCCGTTTCTGGGCGCTGTGCCAGTTGGCCGAAAGTGCTACGGCATACAACATGTCGGATGCGCTTTTCCTGGAAGGGCATCTGGACCTCGCGGCGCTGCAGCAGGCCCTTCACTGGGAAATACAACGGCATGAAAGCCTCCGCACGGTGTTCGGCCAGGATGATGCCGGCGATGTAAGGCAATATATTCTGCCGGCAGAGGAAGCGACCTGTCCGATAGCTTACATGGATATCAGTCATCATCCCGACCCGGACGCAGTGCTCCGCCGCCTTTATGAAACAGACCAGGCCACTCTTTTTGACCTGACGGCAGAATTGCTGATCAGGATAAGAGTGGTGAAGGTGAAAGAGCATCTCCATGCGATCTTCTGCCTGATGCATCACATTATCTGCGATGGCTGGTCCATGGAAATACTGGCAGGAGAACTGGGAGAAGCCTATAATTGTTTCGCGGCCGGACAAGCGCCTGCGTGGCCGCCGCTGGAAATCCAATACAGGGATTATGCCGCCTGGAAAAACAAACAACAGCCGGCTGAAAATGAAGCATACTGGCTGCAGCAGTTCACCGGCGAAATACCGGTGCTGTCGTTGCCGTCGGACTATCCCAGGCCGGCGTTAAAAACGTATAAGGGCAACAGTATCGAGCGGAAACTACCGTCAGAAGTGGTCAATGTGCTCAGGAGTTTTTGCAACAGGGAGGACGCCACGCTCTTTATGGGACTGCTCGCCGGTTTGAACGCGCTGTTTTACCGGTATACCGGACAGGAAGACCTGGTAGTGGGAACGCCTATCGCCGGAAGGGAACATCATCAGCTGGAAAACCAGGTGGGGCTATACCTGAACACACTTGCGCTCCGGACACAGTTTAGCGGAGACGATTCTTTTCAGGCCTTGCTGGCCAGGGTGAAAAACGTATTGCTGGGCGGTTACAGCCACGGTACCTTCCCGTTTGACCAGCTGGTTGAAAAACTGCAGCTGGGAAAAGACCCTGGCCGTTCCCCGCTTTTTGATGTGTGCATGGTGTTGCAAAACCAGCGGAGCACTAATCTCAGTGCGGCTTACCGTGGAATGAAAGGGTTGGCGATGGTCCCCTTCGCCGCTGCCGGTGGACAGACTACCAGCCAGTTTGATCTGTTGTTTAATTTCAATGAAAAAAACGATGAGCTGCACCTGCTGCTGAATTACAGTACAGACCTGTTCTCCGAAGAAACCATCTGCCGGTTCTATGATCATTTTGTTCAGTTGCTGAAGGCGGTGACCGCTGCGCCGCAGCAACCGCTCTGTAAGGTCAACTACCTCAGACCTTCGGAAATACAGCAATTGATCGAAGGCTTTAATGCAACAGAACAGGACTTTCCCGCTACTACTATAACAGCTTTGATTGAAGCGCAGGTGGCCGCCCGCCCGCAGGACCCTGCGGTGGTGTACGGCGACAGCACGCTGACCTATGCAGCCCTGCATCAACGGGTGGTGGCGCTGGCTGTCCGCCTGCAGGAAGATCACCATCTGAAACGCGGAGACATTGCCGCGTTGATCATGGACCGCTCGGAATATATGATCATCACCTTACTGGCATTGCTTCGGATGGGAGTGGCCTATGTGCCGATAGATCCGGATTATCCCGAACAGCGGCGCCGGTATATGCTGAGTCATTCCAATGCAGCGGTGGTGCTGACAGATGAAGCATATCGTGAAGCGCTCTCCGGGTATCCGTTGGTGGTAGTATCCGCGGTAGCCGGCGATAGGGAGGAAACAGCGCTCCCGGCGGCGGTAGCACAGCCGGAAGATATGGCTTACGTGATATTTACGTCCGGCTCTACCGGTCAGCCCAAGGGGTGTATGATCTCCCACAGCAACCTCGCCAATTACATACAGTGGGCCAACGGATTTTATTTTGATGGGGCAGATACCGGCAACTGGGCGCTTATTACGCCGCTGGCGTTTGATTTAACGGTTACCGCTATCTATACGGCGCTGACGAGAGGAAAGACACTGTACATCGGTGACCGGGGAAAAGATATCAGGCAGTTGCTGGAGGACTGTTTCCGCCATCCGGGGATCGATACCCTGAAATTAACGCCATCGCATGTATCTCTTTTACAGGGGCTCGACCTCAGAGACACGGCGATCAGAACGGTCATTTGTGGCGGTGAACAGCTGACGGCCGCCCAGGTGGCGATATTGAAAACTATTCATCCCGACATCAGCGTGTATAACGAATACGGGCCTACGGAGACAACGGTAGGTTGTGTAGCCTGCCTGGCCGGTACCGGCAGAAGCATTCTGCCTATCGGCAAACCGGCGGCCAATACCGTCATCTATATCCTGGATGCTGCAGGCATGCCCTGTCCACCGGGGGTATACGGAGAAATGTATATCGGTGGCGCCGGCGTAGGCATGGGATATCTGCACGACCCGGACCAAACGAAGGCGAAATTCGTTCCTGATATTTTCAGGCCGGGGGAACGGGTGTATCGTTCGGGGGACATCGCCAAATGGTTGCCCGATGGCGATCTGGTGTTCGCCGGAAGAAAAGACAACCAGGTCAAGATAAACGGCTACCGGATTGAAACGGAAGATATTGAACAGGTGATACTCCGGCAACCGGGCATTACCGCCGCAGCCGTGATCCCGGGGAAAACAGTTGCCGGAACAGAACAATTCCTGTCGGCCTACTACGTGGCGCCAGAAAGCCTGCAGCCGGATATGCTGATGGCTGCCCTGCAATGCCAGCTGCCGGTGTATATGCTTCCCCGTTATATCACCAGGCTGGACGCGCTGCCTGTTACGCTGCATGGTAAACTGGACACCGCCTCCCTTCCGGACCCCCGCATGACGGGCCTGGCAGGACACCGGTACGTTGCGCCGGCAGATGAAACGGAAGCGCAACTGGTCACAATATGGGAAACGGTACTTGAAAGGAAAGGAATTGGCATACATGATAACTTCTTTGAACTGGGAGGAAACAGTTTAAACGTGCTCCGTTTAAGCGCGGCCATTAAAAGGACCATAGGCGTGGACGTTAGCCTGCGGGACATCCTGACATATCCAACCATCGCGCAGTTACGCCGGACCAGGTTTACAGGACAGGATTCCCCGGGAGGCCCGTCGGGCATGCATCTGGCCAACGGGCCCAAAAACCGGGCGAGGAAAAACATGTTCTTCGTGCCGCCGGCTTCCGGAATCTCGTACTGGTATACGGACCTGCTGCAGGCCCTGCAGCAGGATGTGAACGGCTTTTTCCTGAATCTCCGGGGAGTTTTTGATAACGGCCTGCCATATACGTCGATAGATGAACTCATCGGGGAGTGGCTCGGACTTATACTCACGGAAGCCGGGCCCGGCGAGCCGGTTTTCCTGGCCGGATATTCCAGCGGCGGCCCTATAGCCACGATACTGGCGTCATTACTGGAGGCCAGGGGATACAGGCCGGTGCTGTTTTTGCTGGATGCCGTTCCCAAGGATGTGTACCATGAGACGCTCACCGACAGGGAACAATTTGTCTCCACTATCTTCCCGGATGTGGACCGTTTCAGCCGCCTGGCAGAAACCGTGGCGATAACCGCTGATCAGGCTGCTGTGGGCAGGTTCCTGGACATGGCGTTTAATTTCCATTGCCTGTGGCCCGGCTTCAAACAGCCGGACATCACCTGTTCAGCCAGCGCTTTTGTATTTGTAAGTCCTCCTCAGCAAAATGATCTGTCCGGATTTCATCAATGGAGAAATTATATCAAAGGAGAACTGCAATATATTATGCTGGAAGATGGCGAACATATGCAGCTCCTGCAATACAAAGGAAATATTGATTGCATGGCAGCCTGTATCAGAAAAGCGCTCGAATTTTTTGGGTGA